The genomic region CCTGGATCGCCGTTTTGGCCGTCGGCGGCCTCTACGCCGCGCTTCCCCAATCTCTCGTCGTCGGCCCGCGCTGGGGCCTGGCCGCGCTGATCGCATTCCTTCTCGCTCCGCTGATCCTCACCTACAAACGCGGCAACTGTCGCGTCAACCGCGTCCTCGGTCACCTGCTTTCCCTGGTCGTGACCGGCTTCATGATTGTTTCGCTGATCCTGTTGGTGAAAGCGCTGCCGACGCACGCCGAATCGCCGATGCAGCTGCTCCGCTCCGCTGTCGCCCTCTGGGCGACCAACGTGATCGTCTTCGCCGGCTGGTACTGGCGTCTCGACGGCGGCGGCCCCCACGGCCGCGATCTGGAGCCCGGCCACGAAACCGACGCCTTTCTCTTCCCGCAAATGGCGCTCTCCGCCGAGCAGCGCAAGGCCATGAACATCGCCGACTGGTCCCCCACCTTCGTCGACTACTTATTCCTCGCCTTCAACACCAGCACCGCCCTCTCCCCTACCGACACCCCGGTCATCTCCCGCTGGGCCAAGATCCTCGTCATGGTGCAGGCCACCATTTCTCTGCTCGTCATCGTCCTCCTCGCCGCCCGCGCGGTGAATATTATTCGGTGATCAGGATCTGAAATTTCTATTACTACCAGACCATAATTGAAGTTGCCATAACGTATTATGACAGAGTATGTTATGACAGAGTGTATTATGCGAACTCAATACTCACAGCGCCTTCAGGCGCTCGTAGTTGCGCCGCAACAGCGCCGCCGCCGTCCGGGCGTCATCTTCGTTTTGCAAAAACAGGCTGACCCAGTTGGACTTGGGATAAAGATGGTGCTGCTCGGCAGCGCCTGCCGAAATCACCTCGTCCCGAATCGCCTTCGTGAATAAAATATCCACCAGTCCATTGCCGTGCATATGCCCGATCTCCCGCCGTCCCAGATCGAACCGCGTTCCGCCGTGTTCGTTTGCGCGCTGTGTGACGCCCGGCCAGGACAGCGCTTCTTGCCGCACCTGACGAATAGCGGCGAGGCGCGGACGATGCAAGAGCGTCGATTCCAGAATCAAAACGGCCTCGAAGACGTGGACCAGCCCGGGGACTTTGCCGAGAAATTGTAAGTGTGTGGTCACAAATCGGAACATCGATTTCCTTTCCTGCCATACTGTATACGGATTCCAGCACGGGGATGTCTTATCAAATGGAGTGACTATGGGCGATCGACGATGGATGAAGGCGGCTCTCATGGCGGCCCTCGCGGGAGCGGCGCTGGCGGGCTTCGGCGGGGCGGCCTCGGCGGCAAAGAGCAAGGAGGGGGATCCGCAGTTCGCATCCGGAGCGCGGATTTTGTTTCAGGGAGACTCGATTACCGAGGGCGGCCGCTGGCGTAACGACGATTTGAACCATATTATGGGACAGGATTACGCGTATCTCATTGCCGCGCGCTGCGGGGCGCGGCATCCCGAGTCCAGCTGGACCTTCCTCAATCGTGGGGTCAGCGGCGAGAAGGTGACGGACCTCGCCAAACGCTGGACCGAGGACGCCGTCGCGCTCAAGCCGGACCTCTTGAGCGTTCTCGTCGGCGTCAACGACACGGCGAGCGTCGTCGAGAGCGGCGGCGCCGGCGGCGTGGGCGCGGAGGAGTACGAGCGGGTGTACGATCAGATCTTACAGCAGTCGCTCCGCGCCAATCCGAATCTGAAGATCGTCCTGGGCGAGCCGTTCATCGAGCCGGGAGCGCGCACGACGGATCATGCGGAGTTTTGGAGCGCGGAGCTCAAGAAGAAACAGGAAGCGGTAGAGCGGCTGGCGGCCAAATACCACGCGCCGGTCGTCCACTACCAGAAGATGTTCGACGACGCGATCCACAAGTCCAAGACGCCCGTCACGTATTGGATTTGGGACGGCGTTCACCCCACGTACGCGGGCCATCAGCTCATGGCCGACGAATGGCTGCGAACCGTCGACACGTTCTACTATCACGGCCGGCAAAATAGGAGTTCCCCGTACTGAAGCTCTGACCCCGCATTGAAATACGGGGCTGGGGGCGCTACGCGCCGACCGTCCGTGCCGGACGGAAGAATGTGATCGTTTGCGTTGGCAATCTTCCGTCCGGCGCGGACGGTCGGCGCGAAGCGCCCCCAGCCATGTAATTTATTGCGTGGTCCTTAATGCGAAGCGCTCCCAGCCGGGTAGTTCATTGCCCAGCCAGCCACCCTGCCTACTGCTCGTAAGCGCCCACGTCAATATTCGCGCCCCGGACGCGCGGGGCGCCGGCGATATCGAGAAGACCTTCCAGCGTCGTCCCCAGGTTCACGCCCGCGCCGACGGCGGGGGATGTTGCGGCGACTCGGAAATCCAGCGCGGCGGCGTTCACAAATTGCGGGCTGGCGAACTTCGAGGCCGAGTCGTTTTTCGTCCCGATCTGAAACGCGGAGAAGCCGGTCCAGGTCACGCCGTTCCACAGCCACTCGCCGCTGGCGGCGCCGACGGCGCTGTAGTACAGGTTGTTGGCCAGTGTCGCCGGCGCGGCGGCGCTGCGTGTGAAGCTGTTGACGAACAGCCCCTGCGCGCCGGCGCTGACGATATTATTGTCGAAGATATTATTCGTCGCGTGGTACTGGATCTGAAACTCGCCGCTTCCGGTGGAGTTGATGTCGTTATTGCAGAGCGTGTTGTTCACGATCGCGCACCGGTCGGTCCCGCCGACCGTCGCGGCGTATCCGCCGATGGTGACGCCGACCATGTAAGAATCATAAACGATGTTGCTTCGAGCGGTCACTTCGCTGGTGACTTTGCCCTTATGCTCGCTGGCGAGTTCGATACCGATATCTGCATGGTGAATGACATTGCGCTCGACCGTGATGCGCGTTCCGCCATCGACATAAATCCCATCCGCGCCCAGCGAACCGCCATACGCGGGGTTCTTGGCAGACGTGATATTGTAAACCAGATTGCCGCTGATCACGCCGTCGCGCGCCTGATCCGTGCTCGCGACAGGCGATGTCCCTTCAAACCCAATGGCGTCAATCCCAATATTGTTGTTGTCGTGCACCTGGTTATTCGTCACCTGGAAGTTCTGGACGTTTCCATTGATCGTCACCGATTCACTCTGGCCGGTCTTCAGATGGTCCACTTCGTTGCCGCTGATCACGAGATTGCCGATCGGCGCCGCGCCATTCGTCCCATAAACCGCCACGCCCAGCGCGTTCCCTGACGCGCTGGTCACGGTGGTTGTGATATTGTGAACGTGGTTGCCAAGGATCTGAATATTCGTCCCCGCACCCGTGATAAAGATCCCCACAGGAACGTTACTGCTGCTCGCCGTCGTGAATCCGCCGATATCAAACCCCTGCACGATCACATAACTCTGGTTCGCAATATCGATCAGCCCGGACTGCCCGCCCGGCGACAGCCCCTTGCCGCTCACCGACGCCACCTCCCCGGGATAGCTGCGAAACGTCAAATATCCCCCCGCCGCCGATCCCGAGCGACGGATCTTCACCTGCTCATTATAGACCCCGCCCCGCACATAAACCGTCCCGCCCGCCGTCACCGCGTCCGCCGCATATTGAATCGTCCGCCACGGCAACGCCAGCGTCCCCGGATTGGCATTGTTGCCGTTCGCGGCCACATAATACGTCTTGCCGACTCCCTGACTAGCCATCTCCGCCAAACTCTGCGCAGACGCTTGTGTACAGACCGACACTCCCATGATTGCAACGGCGCAGCCCCAACGCCACGCCCGCTCGATCGACGAATAGATCACGGCAAATTACTCCTTCGGCGCCCATCACAACAAAAACGCAAACGTTTACGTAAAGGCAACTCAGTATATCACCCTACCCGATTCGTGTCAACGAGAAATCTCAAGGCAGCTCGCGCGCGCCGATGCTGGCCCAAAGAAAAGCCAACATCGACGCGCATATGGAACTGTCTTCATTAGTCATACACTGTCCCCGCCATGCTTACCTTTCCGGCGCGTATCCACTCGCTCCCATAGCTGCTTCCAGAAATCCGGGGTTACGGGAATAGCGTCTCCACTTTCCAGTCCTTCCAGGAGAAGAGTTTCCAACCGCTCTTGCGCTTTGCGCTTTTTGTCTTCGCGAATAAGTTCACGCAAATACTCGCTCGTGGTTCCATATCCACCGTCCGCGACTTGCGCCTCAACATAATCTTTCAGATTCTCCGGCAGAGAGACATTCATATTCGTCATCATGTGCGGCCTCCTACTAACACCCTGGCATATGTAAGCAGATTATGCCATAAAATACCTATTCTTGTGCGGGCGCCTAAGATTTCGCCGCCAGGTTTCCCGCCGCCCTCACCATTATTGTATAATGAATCTAGCAAGAGAGCGAGTATTTGTGACAGGTCTCATTTTCAGGACGAATTATGCCTACCGACAACACCGCCTGCGATGTCTGGATTGTTTGCGCCCTTGCGGAAGAAGCAGAGGCGACGACCAAAGTCATCGCCGAGCAATGCGGCGTCCAGTTTACAGACGATTACGCTAAGCAAAACAATAAGCGCCAGTACAAATGGACGATCATCAAAAATGATGTCGGGGAATCGCTGAACGTTCGTGTTTCCTGGGCTCCGGGCGCCGGGCCGCAGGAGATGGGCCTCCACCTTCAAGCCCTTCTGAATGAAATGCCGGCGCGGTTTGTGGGAATGACTGGCATCTGCGCCGGCGAGCGGGACAAAACGGCGCTCGGCGATCTCATTGTCGGGGAGCGAGCGTTTCTCTACGATCAGGGTAAAGTTGTTCTCAACGAGCACGGCCAGCCGGTCCACAAGCACGATGTCGAAACCTGGGGGCCGAACCGCGACACGCTCCAATACGTGCGCAGTTTTGACGGATGGAAGCCCCTCGTCGCCAAGCTCCCCCGACGCCCCACCCGCCGGCAACAGCGCGACTGGCTGATCGATTGGCTCCTCCAAAATCCGACTCTCTCCCTCAACGACATTCCCGACCCAGAAAT from Capsulimonas corticalis harbors:
- a CDS encoding luciferase family protein, with translation MFRFVTTHLQFLGKVPGLVHVFEAVLILESTLLHRPRLAAIRQVRQEALSWPGVTQRANEHGGTRFDLGRREIGHMHGNGLVDILFTKAIRDEVISAGAAEQHHLYPKSNWVSLFLQNEDDARTAAALLRRNYERLKAL
- a CDS encoding SGNH/GDSL hydrolase family protein; its protein translation is MGDRRWMKAALMAALAGAALAGFGGAASAAKSKEGDPQFASGARILFQGDSITEGGRWRNDDLNHIMGQDYAYLIAARCGARHPESSWTFLNRGVSGEKVTDLAKRWTEDAVALKPDLLSVLVGVNDTASVVESGGAGGVGAEEYERVYDQILQQSLRANPNLKIVLGEPFIEPGARTTDHAEFWSAELKKKQEAVERLAAKYHAPVVHYQKMFDDAIHKSKTPVTYWIWDGVHPTYAGHQLMADEWLRTVDTFYYHGRQNRSSPY
- a CDS encoding right-handed parallel beta-helix repeat-containing protein, with translation MIYSSIERAWRWGCAVAIMGVSVCTQASAQSLAEMASQGVGKTYYVAANGNNANPGTLALPWRTIQYAADAVTAGGTVYVRGGVYNEQVKIRRSGSAAGGYLTFRSYPGEVASVSGKGLSPGGQSGLIDIANQSYVIVQGFDIGGFTTASSSNVPVGIFITGAGTNIQILGNHVHNITTTVTSASGNALGVAVYGTNGAAPIGNLVISGNEVDHLKTGQSESVTINGNVQNFQVTNNQVHDNNNIGIDAIGFEGTSPVASTDQARDGVISGNLVYNITSAKNPAYGGSLGADGIYVDGGTRITVERNVIHHADIGIELASEHKGKVTSEVTARSNIVYDSYMVGVTIGGYAATVGGTDRCAIVNNTLCNNDINSTGSGEFQIQYHATNNIFDNNIVSAGAQGLFVNSFTRSAAAPATLANNLYYSAVGAASGEWLWNGVTWTGFSAFQIGTKNDSASKFASPQFVNAAALDFRVAATSPAVGAGVNLGTTLEGLLDIAGAPRVRGANIDVGAYEQ
- a CDS encoding type II toxin-antitoxin system ParD family antitoxin, with the protein product MMTNMNVSLPENLKDYVEAQVADGGYGTTSEYLRELIREDKKRKAQERLETLLLEGLESGDAIPVTPDFWKQLWERVDTRRKGKHGGDSV